The following proteins are encoded in a genomic region of Coregonus clupeaformis isolate EN_2021a chromosome 14, ASM2061545v1, whole genome shotgun sequence:
- the LOC123480968 gene encoding cerebellin-1-like — MNNRYTIKTKPLKSMYPRVVCPSTLEPIVLLGLLLLWGPLRAQAQNDTEPIVLEGKCLVICDSTPNSEPAGNALGMSVRSGTGRVAFSATRQTNHEPTDMSNRTMIIYFDQILVNVGNHFDQESSVFLAPRRGVYSFNFHVVKAYNRQTIQVSLMLNGWPTISAFAGDMDVTREAATNAGLVIMERGDKAYLKLERGNLMGGWKYSTFSGFLVFPL, encoded by the exons ATGAATAACAGATATACGATCAAAACAAAGCCACTTAAAAGCATGTATCCCAGGGTGGTTTGTCCATCCACTTTAGAGCCCATAGTGTTGCTGGGGCTGCTGCTCCTATGGGGGCCTCTAAGGGCCCAGGCCCAGAATGACACAGAGCCTATCGTCTTGGAAGGGAAGTGTTTGGTGATCTGTGACTCCACTCCCAACTCTGAGCCAGCGGGAAATGCCCTGGGCATGTCAGTACGCTCAGGCACTGGCCGGGTGGCCTTCTCTGCCACCCGCCAGACCAACCACGAGCCCACAGACATGAGCAACCGTACCATGATCATCTATTTCGACCAG ATCCTGGTGAATGTGGGCAATCACTTTGACCAGGAGAGCAGTGTCTTCCTAGCCCCCAGGAGGGGAGTCTACAGCTTCAACTTCCATGTAGTGAAGGCCTACAATAGACAAACTATCCAG GTTAGTCTGATGTTGAATGGGTGGCCAACGATCTCAGCCTTCGCTGGGGACATGGATGTGACGCGGGAGGCAGCCACCAACGCAGGCCTAGTGATCATGGAGAGGGGAGACAAGGCCTACCTCAAACTAGAGAGGGGAAACCTGATGGGTGGCTGGAAGTATTCCACCTTCTCCGGCTTCTTGGTTTTCCCCCTATAG